A portion of the Cystobacter ferrugineus genome contains these proteins:
- a CDS encoding TetR/AcrR family transcriptional regulator: MNATTADRILDAAQAIMIERGYSGFSYADIAEVVKISKPTIHHHFPSKAMLARDVVVRYRENIRLSFTHLGQMVPDPLGQLKAYVSYWETCIREKTTPFCVCALLAAEMPTLPEEVGAEVRDHFRELAGWLAKTLEEGRRRGSLAFGRTAALEAELFMATVHGAMLAARASGEWTVFSSVTTEALRLLQTRT; this comes from the coding sequence ATGAACGCCACGACAGCGGACCGCATCCTCGACGCAGCCCAGGCGATCATGATTGAGCGCGGGTACAGCGGCTTCAGCTACGCGGACATCGCGGAGGTCGTGAAGATCAGCAAGCCCACCATCCACCACCATTTTCCGAGCAAGGCGATGTTGGCGAGGGACGTGGTGGTGAGGTACCGCGAGAACATCCGCCTGTCGTTCACCCACCTCGGCCAGATGGTGCCCGACCCGCTCGGGCAGTTGAAGGCGTATGTCTCCTATTGGGAGACCTGCATCCGGGAGAAGACGACGCCCTTTTGTGTGTGCGCATTGCTCGCCGCCGAGATGCCGACGCTCCCCGAGGAGGTGGGGGCCGAGGTCCGGGACCATTTCCGAGAACTCGCGGGGTGGTTGGCCAAGACCCTGGAGGAAGGTCGGCGCCGGGGCAGTCTCGCTTTCGGGCGCACGGCCGCACTGGAAGCCGAACTCTTCATGGCCACGGTCCATGGCGCCATGCTGGCCGCGCGAGCCTCGGGGGAGTGGACGGTCTTCAGCTCGGTGACGACCGAGGCGCTTCGCCTCCTCCAAACCAGGACCTGA
- a CDS encoding DNA ligase, with product MADIADGEQVEVKGSGKKPYILKNTGGVYSCTCPAWRNQSVGIERRTCKHLRKVRGDEAENTRLGTLAASAPLPSREGDSEGPGVTAPPLLLAHPWENDVELTGWWMSEKLDGVRAYWDGKQFLSRQGNPFLAPEWFTARLPDFPLDGELFGGQRKFQHTVSIVRRQDRSDAWKSLAFVIFDAPGVDAPFEERLARCQRYVEDMAPPYARWLPHEPCRDVAHLRAELARVEALGGEGLMLRQPGSRYEAGRSPTLLKVKSFKDDEARVVGHVAGAGRHKGRMGALEVELRDGTRFSVGTGFSDQERREPPAVGTIITFRYQELTDGGVPRFPSYVGVRLDAEPFPPVARR from the coding sequence GTGGCGGACATCGCGGACGGCGAGCAGGTCGAGGTGAAGGGGTCGGGAAAGAAGCCGTACATCTTGAAGAACACCGGCGGCGTGTACTCGTGCACCTGCCCGGCCTGGCGCAACCAGTCGGTGGGCATCGAGCGCCGTACCTGCAAACACCTGCGCAAGGTGCGCGGCGACGAGGCCGAGAACACCCGGCTGGGCACCCTCGCGGCCTCGGCGCCCCTTCCCTCCCGGGAGGGCGATTCGGAGGGTCCCGGTGTCACCGCCCCTCCCCTGCTGCTGGCGCACCCGTGGGAGAACGACGTCGAGCTGACGGGCTGGTGGATGAGCGAGAAGCTCGATGGTGTGCGCGCGTACTGGGACGGCAAGCAATTCCTGTCACGCCAGGGCAATCCCTTCCTCGCGCCCGAGTGGTTCACCGCGCGGCTGCCCGACTTCCCGCTCGACGGCGAGCTGTTCGGCGGGCAGCGCAAGTTCCAGCACACGGTGAGCATCGTGCGGCGGCAGGACCGGAGCGATGCGTGGAAGTCCCTGGCCTTCGTCATCTTCGACGCGCCGGGCGTGGATGCGCCCTTCGAGGAGCGGCTCGCGCGCTGCCAGCGCTACGTGGAGGACATGGCCCCCCCGTATGCCAGGTGGTTGCCGCACGAGCCGTGCCGGGACGTGGCGCACCTGCGCGCGGAACTGGCCCGGGTGGAGGCACTCGGGGGCGAGGGCTTGATGCTCCGCCAGCCGGGCTCGCGCTACGAAGCGGGGCGCTCGCCCACGCTGCTCAAGGTGAAGAGCTTCAAGGACGACGAAGCGCGCGTGGTGGGCCATGTGGCCGGAGCCGGCCGGCACAAGGGCCGGATGGGCGCGCTGGAGGTGGAGCTGCGCGACGGCACCCGGTTCTCCGTCGGCACGGGCTTCTCGGACCAGGAGCGCCGTGAGCCGCCCGCGGTGGGGACCATCATCACCTTCCGCTATCAGGAGCTCACCGACGGCGGCGTGCCCCGCTTCCCCTCGTACGTGGGCGTGCGCCTCGACGCCGAGCCCTTCCCTCCCGTGGCCCGGCGCTGA